In Colletotrichum higginsianum IMI 349063 chromosome 3, whole genome shotgun sequence, a genomic segment contains:
- a CDS encoding Fungal transcriptional regulatory protein: MTAPITQQQSAQAKDAAAAASVRKRRRRAPAGGAADDCFTCSKRSVKCDRRRPYCSQCLEIGNECSGYKTQLTWGVGVASRGKLRGLSLPIAKAPPVAGVAKKSPVRPRANSTATTAGWADADNVSRRNKRDDAGFSPEHVVSTPTTPFPHSYDLLSMSHPEHTPSLTAGHWGGLPYANSMPTDGPNYRKLGAHLGPIPISGAMSSSLDSVSDADYMSPISHSYSRDDIPFLHSPNVMYDGYSTHGSPVPQSPISAILIDQRGAPTSCPSLVYAPSEHSSSLTSHMDNFESVPEMDAYSNSCNSNSHVWTSPPPESMSPHHSDHHQASAQWPTMFEPQAVHVNPDLIAKMPFFMDYYKNIMCPSMVFMDGPGNPYREHILHLASNSQSLQHAICALSACNLRMKRRLSLGQDTRELSEKLMAEKSTAESMADAQPEDQSLSEEYQHRNLAVHLLNQQLNDPAKSSHDSVLATILLLCHYRMVESGIAKFHTQFAGVKKILSIRRSQNLAPSRDSAWMEAIFTYFDAISASINDREAQLNSTFYGVMPDAQLLPPGAENLVGCDRELFKTISKLGRLNLLSQHRAVQNLVGGPGGRNVPSRSQSPLGSPLGHAYKGSIGGLHQQQQMGDAFNMPMRFDGNGFGSTLDDDEFASSSLCSSATYDDHRNNFWREWKEARVALQSWEFDSARVHASLPSPATPAQVRDLGSLSEAFRYAALLYTERLASPNVPSTHSNFQNLVSQVVYYATSLEAAGGQAEKFLLWPLFVAGSECVNGLQQNIVRSKCRDIMARSGYMNNLAALDVLERLWAGEWKDGEPRSPAAVKLEAMRRGPFNWTRCIGGPGVEVEWIMF, from the exons ATGACTGCTCCTATAACCCAACAACAATCAGCTCaggccaaggacgccgccgccgccgcctctgtGCGCAAGCGGAGGAGACGGGctcccgccggcggcgccgccgatgactGCTTCACCTGCTCCAAGAGAAGCGTCAAGTGTGACCGCAGACGGCCTTATTGCTCGCAATGCCTCGAGATCGGCAACGAGTGCTCCGGATACAAGACCCAACTGACCTGGGGAGTCGGTGTCGCCAGCAGAGGCAAGCTGCGCGGCCTGTCTCTTCCCATCGCTAAGGCGCCCCCCGTCGCCGGGGTTGCGAAGAAGTCGCCCGTCCGTCCCCGCGCCAACTCGACAGCCACCACTGCAGGATGGGCAGACGCCGACAACGTTTCTCGGAGAAATAAgcgcgacgatgccggctTCTCGCCAGAGCACGTCGTCTCGACGCCCACAACACCCTTCCCCCACAGCTACGACCTTCTCTCCATGTCACATCCCGAGCACACGCCCTCTTTGACCGCCGGACACTGGGGCGGTCTCCCATATGCGAACAGCATGCCTACGGATGGGCCCAACTACCGGAAACTGGGTGCTCACCTGGGCCCCATCCCCATTTCGGGAGCCATGTCTTCGTCGCTCGACTCGGTGAGCGACGCCGACTACATGTCGCCCATTAGCCACTCGTACTCGAGAGACGACATACCATTTCTCCACAGCCCCAACGTAATGTATGACGGCTACAGCACCCACGGCTCGCCGGTGCCACAAAgccccatctcggccatcctCATCGACCAGAGGGGGGCGCCTACGTCGTGCCCTAGCCTCGTGTACGCCCCGTCGGAACATAGTTCAAGCCTCACGTCGCACATGGACAACTTCGAAA GCGTTCCCGAGATGGATGCGTATAGCAACAGCTGCAACTCCAACAGCCATGTCtggacctcgccgcctcccgaAAGTATGTCACCGCACCACTCGGACCACCACCAGGCTTCGGCCCAGTGGCCTACCATGTTCGAGCCGCAGGCCGTTCACGTCAACCCGGATCTCATCGCCAAGATGCCCTTCTTCATGGACTACTACAAGAACATCATGTGCCCGTCTATGGTCTTCATGGACGGGCCGGGCAATCCGTACAGGGAGCACATCCTCCACCTGGCCTCCAACAGCCAGAGCCTTCAGCACGCCATCTGCGCCCTGTCGGCCTGCAACCTGCGGATGAAGCGCCGGCTCAGCCTGGGCCAGGACACGCGCGAGCTCTCGGAGAAGCTCATGGCCGAGAAGTCGACAGCCGAGTCCATGGCTGACGCACAGCCCGAGGACCAGTCCCTCTCGGAGGAGTACCAACACCGGAACCTCGCAGTCCACCTGCTCAACCAGCAGCTCAATGACCCGGCCAAGTCCAGCCACGACTCGGTCCTGGCGACCATCCTACTCCTCTGCCACTACCGCATGGTGGAATCTGGCATCGCAAAGTTCCACACGCAGTTTGCCGGCGTTAAGAAGATCCTATCCATTCGGCGGTCGCAAAACCTTGCGCCCTCGCGCGACTCGGCGTGGATGGAAGCCATCTTTACCTACTTCGacgccatctcggccagcaTCAACGACCGCGAGGCCCAGCTCAACTCGACATTTTACGGCGTCATGCCGGACGCCCAGCTCCTGCCGCCCGGTGCAGAGAACCTCGTCGGCTGCGATCGCGAGCTCTTCAAGACTATCAGCAAGCTCGGCAGACTCAACTTGCTGTCCCAGCACCGCGCCGTCCAgaacctcgtcggcggtccAGGAGGGCGTAACGTCCCATCCCGTTCCCAGTCGCCACTCGGTTCGCCCCTGGGCCACGCCTATAAGGGGAGCATCGGTGGCCtgcatcagcagcagcaaatGGGCGACGCCTTCAACATGCCCATGCGGTTCGACGGCAATGGCTTTGGCTCgaccctcgacgacgacgaattcgcctcgtcgtcgctgtgctcgtcggcgacataCGACGATCACCGCAACAACTTTTGGCGGGAGTGGAAGGAAGCGCGCGTGGCGCTCCAGAGCTGGGAGTTCGACTCGGCGCGCGTGCACGCGTCGCTCCCGTCTCCCGCAACACCTGCGCAGGTCCGTGACCTCGGGTCGCTGTCCGAGGCGTTCCGGTACGCGGCGCTGCTGTACACGGAGCGGCTGGCGTCGCCGAACGTGCCATCGACGCACAGCAACTTCCAGAACCTCGTGTCGCAGGTCGTCTACTACGCCACGAGCCTCGAAGCCGCGGGCGGCCAGGCCGAGAAGTTCTTATTGTGGCCGCTCTTCGTGGCGGGCAGCGAGTGCGTCAACGGGCTGCAGCAGAACATTGTGCGGAGCAAGTGCCGTGACATCATGGCACGCTCGGGGTACATGAACAACCTTGCGGCGCTCGACGTGCTCGAGCGCCTTTGGGCCGGTGAGTGGAAGGACGGCGAGCCCCGGAGCCCCGCGGCGGTCAAGCTCGAGGCGATGCGCCGGGGCCCGTTTAACTGGACCAGGTGCATCGGCGGGCCCGGTGTCGAGGTGGAGTGGATCATGTTCTAA